From a single Endozoicomonas euniceicola genomic region:
- the rsxC gene encoding electron transport complex subunit RsxC — protein MSFFNQPFTQKGFLRLPWQSKSFANGIHPEDHKELTERKPIRRMPFSNKIIVPLSQSIGAPAKPIVSKGQDVVRGEPIAEAGGFVSAPVHAPVTGTVAAVDELVSMPNGSKTPAILIDTWPSSDQTVRYLQPRDTSVMSADDLVKAVQDAGVVGLGGAAFPTHVKMKAPKGKTIKTLVANGCECEPYLTCDHRTMLEYTDNLLRGLQLAMVTSGAKKAIIGIEDNKMDAVEKIRQSIVARQLTNITCEAVPTCYPQGAEKMLLKSLLGLEVPAGGIPADIGCAVFNVGTLAQIGELVPQGRGLIERIVTVSGPGVSKPGNYIISLGTPLPFVLEQTGAIDNPGMIILGGPMMGMSIATRDIATTKGITGILVFTPEQLPNSHEPEMPCIGCRACVEACPMLLNPSMLGKLADVNRHQEMMDKFHLMNCFECGCCSNSCPANIPLTQKIRVAKQSIRQKARSAG, from the coding sequence ATGTCTTTTTTTAACCAGCCTTTTACCCAAAAAGGTTTTCTGAGGTTGCCCTGGCAGAGCAAAAGCTTTGCCAATGGCATACACCCGGAAGACCATAAAGAGCTGACTGAGCGCAAGCCCATACGGCGAATGCCGTTTTCTAACAAAATTATTGTGCCTTTGTCGCAAAGTATTGGTGCTCCTGCCAAACCGATTGTGAGCAAAGGGCAGGACGTTGTACGGGGCGAACCCATCGCTGAAGCCGGTGGGTTTGTGTCAGCGCCTGTACATGCACCCGTTACGGGTACGGTGGCTGCCGTTGATGAGCTGGTCTCCATGCCCAATGGCAGCAAAACCCCCGCTATTTTAATTGATACCTGGCCTTCATCCGATCAGACCGTTCGTTATCTGCAACCTCGTGATACCAGCGTTATGTCCGCAGACGATCTGGTTAAAGCGGTGCAGGATGCCGGTGTTGTGGGGCTGGGGGGCGCTGCCTTTCCTACCCATGTAAAAATGAAAGCACCCAAAGGCAAAACCATTAAAACCCTGGTAGCGAACGGATGCGAATGCGAGCCGTACCTGACCTGCGACCACCGAACCATGCTGGAGTACACGGATAATCTGTTGCGGGGCTTGCAGCTGGCTATGGTCACTTCGGGTGCTAAAAAAGCCATTATCGGTATTGAAGACAACAAGATGGATGCGGTTGAAAAAATTCGTCAATCCATCGTCGCACGACAGTTGACAAATATAACCTGTGAAGCGGTTCCCACCTGTTATCCACAGGGAGCGGAAAAAATGCTGCTGAAAAGCCTGCTGGGGCTGGAAGTGCCTGCTGGCGGTATTCCCGCGGATATTGGCTGTGCCGTGTTCAATGTCGGCACTCTGGCGCAGATTGGTGAGCTGGTGCCACAGGGCCGCGGCCTGATCGAGCGGATTGTTACGGTCAGTGGGCCCGGTGTCAGTAAGCCCGGCAACTACATCATTTCACTGGGTACACCACTGCCATTTGTTCTGGAACAGACCGGGGCGATCGACAATCCCGGCATGATTATTCTGGGTGGGCCGATGATGGGGATGAGTATTGCGACCCGCGATATTGCTACCACCAAAGGCATCACCGGAATCCTGGTATTTACGCCTGAGCAGCTGCCCAACAGCCATGAGCCGGAAATGCCCTGCATCGGCTGTCGAGCCTGTGTGGAAGCCTGCCCGATGCTCCTGAACCCTTCCATGCTCGGTAAGCTGGCAGACGTTAATCGCCATCAGGAAATGATGGACAAATTTCACTTGATGAACTGTTTTGAATGCGGTTGTTGCAGTAACTCCTGCCCGGCCAACATTCCCCTGACCCAGAAGATCCGGGTCGCCAAACAGTCCATCCGTCAAAAAGCACGCAGTGCAGGATAA
- a CDS encoding electron transport complex protein RnfA — MESESLISIFLNASIVSNFVLAMFLGICPFLGVSNKRDTALNMGLATTFVMLVSSASAYVINLLLVMLNIEFLRLICYIAVIASSVQLVEMFVKKFSPALFRALGIFLPLITTNCAILGLALFQTNRGYNFPQSVAFALGAGVGFSIALLLMAGIREKLELAKTPSVAQGAAMTLMIGGILSLAFMGFAGLGA; from the coding sequence ATGGAAAGTGAAAGCCTGATCAGCATTTTTCTGAATGCTTCTATTGTCAGTAACTTTGTGCTGGCGATGTTTCTGGGTATCTGTCCGTTTCTGGGGGTATCGAACAAGCGTGACACCGCCCTGAACATGGGGCTGGCAACGACTTTTGTGATGCTGGTGAGTTCCGCCAGCGCTTATGTTATCAACCTGCTGCTGGTCATGCTGAACATCGAGTTTCTGCGGCTGATCTGTTATATCGCGGTTATTGCCTCATCGGTGCAGCTGGTGGAGATGTTTGTGAAGAAGTTCAGTCCGGCACTGTTTCGGGCCCTGGGTATCTTCCTGCCATTGATTACCACTAACTGTGCCATTCTGGGGCTGGCGTTGTTTCAGACCAACCGGGGCTATAACTTCCCACAGAGCGTTGCGTTTGCTTTGGGGGCAGGGGTCGGTTTCAGTATTGCTCTGCTGCTGATGGCGGGTATTCGTGAAAAGCTGGAACTGGCAAAGACGCCTTCTGTCGCCCAGGGCGCTGCCATGACCCTGATGATTGGCGGCATTCTGTCGCTGGCCTTTATGGGCTTTGCCGGACTGGGGGCCTGA
- a CDS encoding RnfABCDGE type electron transport complex subunit D, producing MIKQTPLTIRTSPHLKKGLTVPQIMRNVVYALLPVCAWAVWQFGISALAMIIVTTLSCMATEQLFTAISGKKSTLSDYSVVITGILLALTLPPGFPLWMAAVAGFVAVALGKMLFGGLGQNPFNPALVGRAFVQSITTWTPGFLPERFASFIPSSLALPFMSPADSSDWIAGQVDAYSSATPLSLFKFEQVTTSTQDLLLGMVSGSAGETSALLVLLCGGFLIARGIMSWKIPCAVILGALLTATPFWLMNADVYPTPLFVIFSGGLMLAAMFMATDMVGTPLTPAGIWIYGLFIGFLTVIIRLFGGLPEGAMYAVLVANALAPLIDSVTQPRAFGTRLKQQSGEEA from the coding sequence ATGATAAAGCAAACTCCCTTAACCATTCGTACCTCACCCCACCTGAAGAAGGGGCTGACGGTACCGCAGATCATGCGCAACGTGGTCTACGCCCTGCTGCCCGTCTGTGCTTGGGCGGTCTGGCAGTTCGGCATCAGTGCCCTGGCAATGATTATTGTGACAACTCTGTCGTGTATGGCGACGGAACAGCTGTTCACGGCCATTTCCGGGAAAAAAAGTACGCTGTCGGATTACAGTGTCGTGATTACCGGTATTCTGCTGGCGCTGACCCTGCCGCCGGGCTTTCCTTTGTGGATGGCGGCTGTTGCCGGCTTTGTCGCGGTGGCTCTGGGCAAGATGTTGTTTGGGGGTCTGGGGCAGAATCCGTTTAACCCGGCGCTGGTGGGACGTGCCTTTGTACAGTCTATTACCACATGGACACCCGGTTTTTTGCCTGAACGATTTGCGTCGTTTATTCCATCCAGTCTGGCGTTGCCGTTTATGTCTCCGGCGGACAGCAGTGACTGGATTGCCGGGCAGGTGGATGCTTATTCCAGTGCTACACCGTTGTCACTGTTCAAGTTCGAACAGGTCACTACCAGCACTCAGGATTTGCTGCTGGGCATGGTCAGCGGTTCGGCGGGTGAAACATCGGCACTGCTGGTTCTGCTTTGTGGTGGCTTCCTGATTGCCCGTGGCATTATGAGCTGGAAGATTCCCTGTGCGGTTATTCTGGGGGCATTGCTGACCGCCACGCCATTCTGGCTGATGAATGCTGACGTCTACCCAACCCCTCTGTTCGTTATTTTCTCCGGTGGCCTGATGCTGGCGGCGATGTTTATGGCAACGGATATGGTGGGTACGCCACTGACTCCGGCGGGAATATGGATTTACGGGCTGTTCATTGGTTTTCTGACCGTGATTATCCGCCTCTTTGGTGGTCTGCCGGAAGGGGCTATGTATGCGGTTCTGGTGGCGAACGCCCTGGCACCATTAATTGACAGTGTGACCCAGCCAAGGGCTTTTGGTACTCGCCTGAAACAACAATCCGGGGAGGAAGCATGA
- a CDS encoding FMN-binding protein, translating to MSSSDIPLTEVAAKPLPEEAKEQQTAPQTPVMAMFRSLTLTALLSGFLVVMVVQWAMPYIEANQKAATEAAVFNVVKGATSSRSFVISQSGIVPAEEAGAESFVIYGGYGAGGELKGLAIPGVASGYAGPVHIMFGYQPELEAIIAYQVLTMTETPGLGDKVLTDKNFLANFDRLDARLAIDGSALASDIVTVKNGTKKNPWEIDAISGATITSNAIGQAINLSAQQWLPVIRQHLGSLTLDLLTTSEASE from the coding sequence ATGAGTAGTAGTGATATTCCTCTGACAGAGGTCGCCGCAAAGCCTTTACCAGAAGAAGCGAAGGAACAACAGACTGCACCACAGACACCCGTTATGGCGATGTTCCGCAGCCTGACATTAACCGCCCTGCTGTCGGGGTTTCTGGTGGTCATGGTCGTGCAGTGGGCGATGCCGTATATCGAAGCCAACCAGAAAGCAGCCACGGAAGCAGCGGTCTTCAATGTAGTGAAAGGTGCCACCAGTAGCCGTTCATTTGTGATATCCCAATCCGGTATTGTTCCGGCTGAGGAGGCCGGTGCAGAAAGCTTTGTTATCTATGGCGGTTATGGTGCCGGTGGCGAACTGAAAGGTCTTGCCATTCCCGGTGTGGCCTCCGGTTATGCCGGTCCGGTGCATATCATGTTTGGCTATCAGCCTGAGCTGGAAGCGATTATCGCTTATCAGGTGTTGACTATGACGGAAACCCCGGGACTGGGTGACAAGGTGCTGACCGACAAGAACTTCCTTGCCAACTTTGACCGGCTGGACGCTCGTCTGGCTATCGACGGTTCTGCCCTTGCCAGCGACATTGTTACGGTAAAAAACGGTACCAAAAAGAACCCCTGGGAAATTGACGCCATCAGTGGTGCCACCATCACCTCCAATGCCATTGGTCAGGCGATTAACCTGAGCGCACAGCAGTGGTTGCCGGTCATTCGTCAGCATCTGGGTTCATTAACTCTCGATTTGTTAACAACGAGTGAGGCAAGCGAATGA
- a CDS encoding (Fe-S)-binding protein, translating into MDTSLIITSATGFMAVLGGLLAVLLIVANKRLYVFEDPRIDEVEDLLPRANCGACGSPGCRAFAEGLVAGTFQPGQCTANSSDKNKDIASLLGVTMSIAEKQLPRVACAGGSHVAWQRAHYEGMEGCRAADLVAGGGKGCNWSCLGQGDCVVSCQFDAIYLDRNGLPHVDAEKCTACGDCIDACPRVLLSMQPISHKLWVACNNKEFGDKAESDCGVACTACGRCEMDAKEGLIAISNNLATVNYTQNNKAEKAAIERCPTGAIVWLEKDDIIRKGKKAKKVIRKDALPVA; encoded by the coding sequence TTGGATACCAGTCTTATTATCACCAGCGCCACAGGCTTTATGGCCGTATTAGGTGGGTTGCTGGCTGTATTGCTTATCGTTGCCAATAAACGCCTGTATGTCTTTGAAGACCCCCGTATTGATGAAGTTGAAGACCTCTTGCCAAGGGCTAATTGCGGCGCCTGTGGTTCTCCCGGTTGCCGCGCCTTTGCTGAAGGGCTGGTGGCAGGGACTTTCCAGCCCGGTCAGTGTACCGCCAATTCCAGTGATAAAAATAAAGACATCGCCAGCCTGCTCGGTGTCACCATGAGCATTGCCGAGAAACAGTTGCCCCGTGTCGCCTGTGCCGGTGGTTCACACGTGGCCTGGCAGCGCGCTCATTATGAAGGCATGGAAGGCTGTCGTGCCGCCGACCTGGTGGCCGGTGGTGGTAAAGGCTGTAACTGGAGCTGTCTGGGACAGGGTGACTGTGTCGTCAGCTGTCAGTTCGATGCCATCTATCTTGATCGCAATGGCCTGCCCCATGTGGATGCAGAAAAATGCACGGCCTGCGGTGATTGCATCGATGCCTGCCCCAGAGTCTTGCTCTCCATGCAACCCATCAGCCATAAACTCTGGGTTGCCTGCAATAACAAAGAGTTTGGCGACAAGGCCGAGTCCGACTGCGGCGTTGCCTGTACCGCCTGTGGCCGTTGTGAAATGGATGCGAAAGAAGGCCTGATCGCTATCAGTAACAATCTGGCTACTGTGAACTACACCCAGAATAACAAGGCAGAAAAAGCTGCCATAGAACGTTGCCCAACGGGTGCCATCGTCTGGCTTGAGAAAGACGACATTATCCGTAAAGGCAAAAAAGCAAAGAAGGTCATCCGCAAAGATGCCTTGCCTGTTGCGTAA
- a CDS encoding 2-oxoacid:acceptor oxidoreductase family protein: protein MVKSVEKQFKYPGKRMAIDGNTAVIMCEREASDAAGAYPITPSTQMGEYWAEQTAAGHVNVSGKPLIFVEPESEHAAAAVTAGMSMSGLRATNFSSAQGIAFMHESLYAAVGKRLPYVLNVGARAMTKASLNVHCGHDDYHCIDDTGFFQMFAANAQQAADLNLIGRKVAELSLTPAAVAQDGFLTTHLIEPVMVPERELVETFCGRPDDIIECPTPAQKLIYGEKRRRVPELWDVDNPVVAGTVQNQDAYMQSVAAQRPYFFEHISKITDECMEEYYQLTGRRYERVMNYKMDDAEYVVVGQGSMAEQACAVADYMREKRGIKMGVVNLTMYRPFPGDLIGKTLKGRKGVVVLERTDQPLAEDLPLIREIRAALSKCEENGKCQENGMAQGDKPYEQYATFGKNDTPRLYSGCFGLGSRDLQPEGIIAAIENMLPEGGHQKFFYLGIDFTREEGLTPKEDIRRQELLDAYPDIHKMSLKGSENPDLLPEGAITARLHSIGGWGMITTGKNLAVTLYDLLGYDIRANPKYGSEKKGQPTTYYLSAAPEPIRINCEYHYVDVVMSPDANVFGHSNPLFGLKPGGVFIIQSSLESAAEVWATIPRKHQQYIVDNDINIYYLDGFRIAREEASNPELQYRMQGNAFQGAFFRASPLLKRGSSSHGALTEESLFEAIRSQLQSKFGHKGAHVVDDNIRVVRRGFDEMVEITDKVVGAALPEVRKEEKLPVMLKQVPVSKDGVSDLHKFWDDTASFYAKGSGEGNPADPSLAMSLMPAGTGAYRDMTGIRFEYPEWIPENCTACGDCFTICPDSALPALVNTFGEVFETAINRIETKGMPTRYLRRDTRTIEKRVRELIEAGGEGSNPGQLIDQAVLEHLSQSTLDGSRKEAQEQEFSLLLDQVSKFDFSITKPYYTSREKKAKGSGGLLSITLNPNTCKGCMECVQVCTDNALVVKPQTDESVDTMRKNWDFWMDLPTTSEPFNRIDDLDEKVGALETLLMDKANYMSTVCGDGACLGCGEKSIIHLMTSTVTAMMQPRVKAHLKEIDDLVARLETHIRMKLAGGVDISNVDAIQHAIDKHSDHDLTLANLTDSLNAEGASTPIDPKWLRWVTQLVEKLKHLKYRYTEGTTGRGRAAMGITNSTGCTSVWGATYPYNPYPFPWANHLFQDSTSLAMGLFEGHMVKMAEGFKAIRQAKLELEGQYDPEVHDRFFTHFKWNQFSDEEYRLCPPVVAIGGDGAMYDIGFQNLSRTMASGVPIKVMVLDTQVYSNTGGQACTSSFVSQVADMSPYGKAKHGKTEMRKEISLIGMAHRTSFILQSSAAHTTHLLEGFIDGFNSRHPALFNIYAACPVEHGIADDMARHQSKLAVDSRAYPLFRYDPDAGTSYEDCASLEGNAKLDQDWLTYPVKYLDEEGEQKTMELPFTFADFAMTEGRFSKHFRKVPENAWNDELSANAVPLHEFLEMDNSDREGLFPYVMATDSKNHLVRVLVAEEMVNSCDERRHFWRQLRSLTGVENRAKVKAAATEAKAELASQLTGKIEELVGSITVSPTIAAPAEQGDNLIPAVQVGEGVWVESAECTACDECINIAPGVFAYNSDGKVQITNPQGAAFKDIVKAAEKCTAGSIHPGIPWDQNEKDLDKLIKRAEKFQ, encoded by the coding sequence TTGGTCAAGTCAGTCGAAAAGCAGTTCAAGTACCCTGGCAAGCGTATGGCCATCGACGGTAACACTGCGGTGATCATGTGTGAACGTGAAGCCTCTGATGCTGCCGGTGCCTACCCTATCACCCCATCCACCCAGATGGGTGAGTACTGGGCAGAACAGACAGCCGCTGGTCATGTCAACGTATCCGGCAAGCCATTGATCTTTGTTGAGCCTGAATCTGAGCATGCGGCGGCGGCGGTAACAGCCGGTATGTCCATGAGCGGACTGCGTGCCACTAACTTCAGCTCTGCCCAGGGTATCGCCTTTATGCACGAATCCCTGTACGCCGCCGTGGGTAAACGCCTGCCCTATGTTCTGAACGTCGGCGCGCGGGCAATGACCAAGGCGTCCCTGAACGTACACTGTGGTCACGATGACTACCACTGTATCGACGACACCGGTTTCTTTCAGATGTTCGCCGCTAACGCCCAGCAGGCTGCCGACCTGAACCTGATTGGTCGCAAGGTAGCGGAACTGTCTCTAACACCTGCTGCCGTGGCGCAGGATGGTTTCCTGACCACGCACCTGATTGAGCCGGTTATGGTGCCTGAAAGAGAACTGGTGGAAACGTTCTGTGGTCGTCCGGACGATATTATTGAATGCCCGACACCGGCCCAGAAGCTGATCTACGGCGAGAAGCGCCGCCGGGTCCCGGAACTGTGGGATGTTGATAACCCGGTTGTGGCTGGTACGGTTCAGAACCAGGACGCTTACATGCAGTCCGTAGCCGCCCAGCGCCCTTACTTCTTTGAACACATTTCAAAGATCACCGACGAGTGCATGGAAGAGTATTACCAGCTCACCGGTCGTCGCTATGAACGTGTTATGAACTACAAAATGGACGACGCTGAATACGTGGTGGTCGGACAGGGCTCCATGGCCGAACAGGCGTGCGCGGTGGCTGACTACATGCGTGAAAAGCGCGGCATAAAGATGGGTGTCGTCAACCTGACCATGTACCGTCCATTTCCCGGCGATCTGATCGGTAAAACCCTGAAGGGGCGTAAAGGCGTTGTGGTTCTGGAACGTACTGACCAGCCTCTGGCGGAAGACCTGCCGCTGATTCGTGAGATTCGTGCTGCTCTCTCTAAATGTGAGGAAAATGGCAAGTGCCAGGAGAATGGTATGGCTCAGGGTGACAAGCCTTATGAGCAGTACGCCACTTTCGGCAAAAACGACACACCTCGTTTGTACTCCGGCTGTTTCGGTCTGGGTTCCCGCGATCTGCAACCTGAAGGCATTATCGCCGCCATTGAAAATATGTTGCCGGAAGGCGGGCACCAGAAATTTTTCTATCTTGGTATCGACTTTACCCGTGAAGAAGGATTAACCCCTAAAGAAGACATTCGTCGTCAGGAACTGCTGGACGCCTACCCTGACATCCACAAGATGAGCCTGAAAGGTTCTGAAAATCCGGACCTGTTGCCGGAAGGTGCGATTACTGCCCGCCTGCACTCCATTGGCGGCTGGGGCATGATCACCACAGGTAAGAATCTGGCGGTAACCCTGTACGACCTGCTGGGTTATGACATTCGTGCCAATCCTAAATATGGTTCCGAGAAAAAAGGTCAGCCCACCACTTACTATCTGTCTGCGGCACCGGAGCCTATCCGCATCAACTGCGAATACCATTATGTTGACGTAGTCATGTCCCCGGATGCCAATGTGTTCGGCCATTCCAACCCATTGTTTGGTTTGAAGCCCGGCGGTGTGTTTATTATCCAGAGTTCCCTGGAATCCGCAGCGGAAGTCTGGGCAACCATCCCCCGTAAGCATCAGCAGTACATCGTTGATAACGACATCAATATTTATTATCTGGATGGTTTCAGAATCGCTCGTGAAGAGGCCTCCAACCCTGAGCTCCAGTATCGTATGCAGGGGAACGCTTTCCAGGGAGCCTTCTTCCGGGCGTCTCCACTGCTAAAACGAGGTTCTTCCAGCCACGGCGCTCTCACAGAAGAAAGCCTGTTTGAAGCCATTCGCAGCCAGCTGCAAAGCAAGTTTGGTCACAAGGGTGCTCACGTTGTCGACGACAACATTCGTGTAGTACGCCGAGGCTTTGACGAAATGGTTGAGATCACCGACAAGGTGGTGGGGGCAGCCCTGCCGGAAGTTCGCAAGGAAGAAAAACTGCCTGTAATGCTGAAGCAGGTACCAGTAAGCAAAGACGGGGTCTCAGACCTGCACAAATTCTGGGACGACACCGCTTCCTTCTACGCCAAAGGCAGTGGTGAAGGCAACCCTGCCGACCCAAGTCTGGCTATGAGCCTGATGCCAGCGGGAACCGGCGCTTATCGTGATATGACCGGTATACGTTTTGAATACCCTGAATGGATACCGGAAAACTGTACGGCTTGTGGCGACTGTTTCACCATCTGTCCGGACAGCGCTCTGCCCGCACTGGTCAACACCTTTGGGGAAGTGTTCGAAACGGCTATCAACCGCATTGAAACCAAAGGCATGCCAACCCGCTATCTGCGCCGTGATACCCGCACCATCGAAAAGCGGGTACGGGAGCTGATTGAAGCCGGTGGTGAAGGCTCGAACCCCGGTCAGCTGATTGATCAGGCGGTTCTGGAACACCTGAGTCAATCCACTCTAGACGGTTCCCGGAAAGAAGCCCAGGAACAGGAGTTCAGCCTGTTGCTGGATCAGGTCAGTAAATTTGATTTCTCCATTACCAAACCGTACTACACCAGTCGTGAAAAGAAGGCAAAAGGTTCCGGCGGTCTGCTGTCTATCACTCTCAATCCCAATACCTGTAAAGGCTGTATGGAGTGTGTTCAGGTATGTACCGACAACGCTCTGGTGGTGAAGCCCCAGACCGATGAGTCGGTAGACACAATGCGCAAGAACTGGGATTTCTGGATGGACCTGCCCACCACCAGCGAACCGTTCAACCGTATCGACGACCTCGACGAAAAGGTCGGCGCTCTCGAAACCCTGCTGATGGACAAGGCTAACTACATGTCCACCGTCTGCGGTGACGGTGCCTGCCTGGGTTGTGGTGAAAAGAGCATTATTCATCTGATGACGTCTACCGTCACCGCCATGATGCAACCACGGGTTAAGGCGCACCTGAAAGAGATCGACGATCTGGTAGCCAGACTGGAAACCCATATTCGTATGAAACTGGCGGGTGGTGTTGATATCAGTAATGTGGATGCTATCCAGCACGCTATTGATAAGCACAGCGACCACGACCTGACCCTGGCCAATCTGACCGACAGCCTGAATGCTGAAGGTGCCAGCACGCCTATTGATCCGAAGTGGCTGCGCTGGGTGACTCAGCTGGTTGAGAAACTGAAGCACCTGAAGTATCGCTACACCGAAGGCACCACTGGCCGTGGCCGTGCGGCGATGGGTATTACCAACTCCACGGGCTGTACTTCTGTCTGGGGCGCGACCTATCCGTACAACCCCTACCCGTTCCCATGGGCAAACCATCTGTTCCAGGACAGCACCTCGCTGGCAATGGGACTCTTCGAAGGCCATATGGTGAAAATGGCGGAAGGCTTCAAGGCGATTCGTCAGGCGAAGCTGGAGCTGGAAGGCCAGTACGATCCGGAAGTACACGACCGTTTCTTCACCCACTTCAAGTGGAATCAGTTCAGCGATGAAGAATACCGTCTGTGTCCGCCAGTGGTTGCCATTGGTGGTGACGGCGCGATGTACGACATTGGTTTCCAGAACCTGTCCCGTACCATGGCATCCGGTGTACCGATCAAGGTCATGGTGCTGGATACCCAGGTGTACTCCAACACTGGTGGTCAGGCCTGTACCTCCAGCTTTGTCAGTCAGGTGGCGGATATGAGCCCTTATGGCAAGGCCAAACACGGTAAAACCGAGATGCGTAAGGAGATCAGCCTGATCGGTATGGCGCATCGTACCAGCTTTATCCTGCAAAGCTCTGCGGCGCACACCACGCATCTGCTGGAAGGCTTTATTGATGGTTTCAACAGTCGTCACCCGGCGTTGTTTAATATCTACGCCGCCTGTCCGGTAGAGCATGGCATTGCTGATGATATGGCACGTCACCAGTCCAAACTGGCGGTGGATTCCCGAGCCTACCCACTGTTCCGTTACGATCCGGACGCTGGCACCAGCTATGAAGACTGCGCCTCTCTGGAAGGCAATGCCAAACTGGATCAGGACTGGCTGACTTATCCGGTCAAATATCTGGATGAGGAAGGCGAGCAGAAAACCATGGAGCTGCCCTTTACCTTTGCTGACTTTGCCATGACCGAAGGCCGTTTCAGCAAGCACTTCCGCAAGGTGCCTGAAAATGCCTGGAACGATGAGCTCTCTGCCAATGCAGTGCCTCTGCACGAGTTCCTGGAAATGGACAACAGTGATCGTGAAGGGCTGTTCCCTTATGTGATGGCCACCGACAGCAAGAACCACCTGGTTCGGGTGCTGGTGGCTGAGGAGATGGTTAATTCCTGCGACGAACGTCGTCATTTCTGGCGTCAGTTACGCAGCCTGACCGGGGTTGAGAACCGGGCGAAAGTCAAGGCCGCAGCCACGGAAGCGAAAGCTGAACTGGCCAGCCAGCTCACCGGCAAGATTGAGGAACTGGTGGGCAGCATCACAGTCTCTCCAACCATTGCCGCACCCGCAGAACAGGGCGATAACCTGATCCCTGCGGTGCAGGTGGGTGAAGGGGTCTGGGTTGAAAGTGCTGAATGTACAGCCTGTGACGAGTGTATCAACATCGCGCCCGGCGTCTTCGCCTACAACAGCGATGGCAAGGTACAGATCACCAACCCTCAGGGAGCGGCTTTTAAGGATATTGTGAAGGCGGCTGAGAAGTGTACTGCGGGCAGCATTCACCCCGGTATTCCGTGGGATCAGAATGAAAAGGATCTGGATAAGCTGATCAAGCGGGCTGAGAAGTTCCAGTGA
- the rsxE gene encoding electron transport complex subunit RsxE produces MSSMPEDSKKSRKQDYEAVTADTFLRGLWRENPVFVMLLGMCPVLAVTNSAINAISMGLATSFVLLMSTGLISLVRNLIPKQVRIVTYIVIIASFVTIVDYIIQAISLELYNALGAFIQLIVANCVILGRAESYASKQKPLASMVNSLGTGAGFTLALFSLGSVREILGAGALFGVNIMPAGFEPWVVMLLPAGGFFVLGAWLLLFAFVRMRKEQQGSFSHKEHKAQFDTEALAHGK; encoded by the coding sequence ATGAGTAGCATGCCGGAAGACAGTAAAAAGAGTAGAAAGCAAGATTATGAAGCGGTCACGGCAGATACTTTCCTGCGTGGCCTGTGGCGGGAAAATCCGGTGTTTGTCATGTTACTGGGCATGTGTCCGGTACTGGCGGTCACCAACTCGGCGATCAATGCCATCAGTATGGGGCTGGCCACCAGTTTTGTACTGCTGATGTCCACAGGGTTGATCTCACTGGTTCGCAACCTGATTCCCAAACAGGTGCGCATTGTCACCTATATCGTCATTATTGCGTCGTTTGTCACCATCGTTGACTACATTATTCAGGCGATTAGCCTGGAGCTGTATAACGCCCTGGGTGCCTTTATTCAGCTGATTGTGGCGAACTGTGTGATTCTGGGTCGCGCTGAATCCTACGCCTCCAAACAGAAACCCCTGGCTTCAATGGTGAACAGCCTGGGAACCGGCGCAGGCTTTACTCTGGCACTGTTCAGCCTGGGTTCTGTGCGGGAAATTCTTGGGGCGGGCGCGCTGTTTGGCGTCAATATCATGCCTGCCGGTTTTGAGCCCTGGGTCGTTATGCTGTTGCCTGCGGGTGGGTTCTTTGTGCTGGGGGCGTGGCTGTTGCTGTTTGCCTTTGTTCGTATGCGTAAAGAGCAGCAGGGCTCCTTCTCACATAAAGAGCATAAAGCACAGTTCGATACGGAGGCTTTAGCCCATGGAAAGTGA